From Nymphalis io chromosome 12, ilAglIoxx1.1, whole genome shotgun sequence, a single genomic window includes:
- the LOC126772581 gene encoding uncharacterized protein LOC126772581 produces MVYSVKPCKAVDKACLISSAQDAVSHITLGDPILGIPSSDPLIIDEIKSKQANLNIEFTENVIRGASKAKILDVERDVEKQTIKLTLSLPLHLTGKYILLGKILFVQAAGNDTYDLDTKNMLFNIEIKYKTIEKNGNKYLKITDFNYTYDLVEKVNIKFNNLFGGDESKAKPINDVLNESWKEIIEEMGGPIIKPIVTSYSNVVKKWLLATPLNKLELP; encoded by the exons ATGG TGTACTCTGTTAAACCATGCAAAGCAGTTGATAAAGCGTGCCTTATATCAAGCGCACAAGACGCCGTTTCCCACATCACACTTGGGGACCCAATATTAGGGATTCCAAGTAGTGACCCACTCATCATTGATGAGATAAAATCAAAACAAGCGAATCTAAACATAGAATTCACGGAAAATGTTATTCGCGGTGCAAGCAAAGCTAAAATTTTGGATGTGGA gcGTGACGTAGAAAAACAGACAATCAAATTGACTTTAAGCCTCCCTCTCCACCTAACTGGCAAATATATTCTGCTCGGAAAGATTCTCTTCGTTCAAGCAGCTGGCAACGATACTTATGATCTCGATACCA aaaatatgttattcaatatcgaaattaaatacaaaactatcGAAAAAAACGGCAACAAATATTTGAAGATTACTGATTTCAACTACACTTATGATTTGGTTGAAAAAGTAaacatcaaatttaataatctcTTTGGCGGCGACGAGTCTAAAG CTAAGCCGATAAATGATGTATTAAACGAAAGCTGGAAGGAAATCATAGAAGAAATGGGTGGCCCCATCATAAAACCTATCGTAACCTCTTACAGCAATGTTGTTAAGAAATGGCTTCTAGCCACACCGCTGAACAAGCTTGAACTTccctga